From Brassica rapa cultivar Chiifu-401-42 chromosome A06, CAAS_Brap_v3.01, whole genome shotgun sequence:
CCGGACTTGGTCGCATTTGGGACACACCTCGAGGTCGATTGCTCCCTCTTGAGGAAGGTAAGTCGAAAGTGCTGAGAGATGGTCTTTAGTGAAGCCAGGGACACCATTGATGTGAAGTGTCTCCAACTTATGATTGTTCTTAGCCAAACTTTCAACACATGCAATGATTCCTTCTGGAACCAACTCCGTGCATCCCGTCACAATTAactgagaaagaaagaaagaaaaaatcatTCCTCCAAAACAAACCCTGATTGCGTGATGGTCAAGTTACCTTTTTAATCAAAGGGTTTGCGTCAACCACACGCCAAAGCCCTTTGCTGGTGACTCTACTACATTTACGGAGAATCAAAGTGTTTAACTTTCCCGCGGATCTCGAAGTGAAGTCCCATAGAATATCGTCTGTTAGACGAGAACTCAAGGGTGGATCAACAACCACCTTTGTCCACAGAACGGTTTGGTCTCTGATGGCGTTTCTTAACGCCGGAGAAACACGGGACAATGAGAGTAACTCGAACAAGGAATGTAGATAGGGAAGTAAAACCATTAGCATCTTGTGCACTGATTCTGATCTCCATTGTTCTTTCTCCTCTGTCCTCATGTTTTCGGCGGTTGACAGTTTCTAAGTATTCTCCCtctatttataatttgtttttttcttatcctTCAAACAGTGAATAATTGCGACTGTTCGTACCAAAAAGTATGTCGCGGAAAACGCTTGAGCCCATGCTCGTAGAGGCAAGCaaaaattttaactaaaaattgtTGGGCCCACTCGAAAGCAAGACCCACTTAACTGTTGCGTGACCGAACATTTTCCTAACGTAATACTTTTGGCATGGCAGATAAAAACACCATCCCACGATCGAAAAATAAAGAAAGGTAGGCAAATCTCCATGGAATCTGGTGGATACCATTCGGTATTTCttggtatttccatttcttgatTGAATACATCTTTGAATTATAATAAGAAAATCTAACTTTCCAAAAGAATAGTTCTATACAAGATCACCAAAATGAATTGTTAAAGAATTTTAGCTTAATGCAAACTGCATTTTATTACCTCCACTTATTTAAGCTCGTTTCCGTGAAGtccttgtttttctttaattttgacatatttattttcctttttagaTAACCCTAAATAAACTACATTCAATGTTAcaatattatgttttatatgACGATATTGTTCAAATATATAAACCTAACGTACGTGGCATGTTTTATACCACAAGATAtctaaaaatttagttttatgatCTTAAAATTATATTGCTTGATACGCTACTGGTCGCAACCTAAACACTAACGCCTACATAAGCCGCCAACCATtctgttagattcgggtttattatgggcttccaactcaaaaccaattggcaattagtggattggccctaaccctttatataatagtagattaattcttatatatccgatgtgggatgttTCTCATCAATACCCTCCCTCACGCTCAGACATCTAGGTCTGAAGCGTGGATAATGTGGGAATAACATCCACAGAGGGCCCACCATCGGTATAGTAGTAGTAGTTGTAGTAAATTAGGTCAAAGGATCTtatcgctctgataccatgttagattcgggtttattatgggcttccaactcaaaaccaattggcaattagtggattggccctaaccctttatataatagtagattaattcttatatatccgatgtgggatgttTCTCATCAATACATTCAACTAA
This genomic window contains:
- the LOC103827567 gene encoding F-box protein SKIP28 isoform X3, which produces MRTEEKEQWRSESVHKMLMVLLPYLHSLFELLSLSRVSPALRNAIRDQTVLWTKVVVDPPLSSRLTDDILWDFTSRSAGKLNTLILRKCSRVTSKGLWRVVDANPLIKKLIVTGCTELVPEGIIACVESLAKNNHKLETLHINGVPGFTKDHLSALSTYLPQEGAIDLEVCPKCDQVRMIPPCSRESCKREGRNERECRGCWYCVPRCMECAVCLGPDTDQIEEVACGGDVVCLPCCQALPKCRFCNKPYCTCRSQQPEAR
- the LOC103827567 gene encoding F-box protein SKIP28 isoform X1, with protein sequence MRTEEKEQWRSESVHKMLMVLLPYLHSLFELLSLSRVSPALRNAIRDQTVLWTKVVVDPPLSSRLTDDILWDFTSRSAGKLNTLILRKCSRVTSKGLWRVVDANPLIKKLIVTGCTELVPEGIIACVESLAKNNHKLETLHINGVPGFTKDHLSALSTYLPQEGAIDLEVCPKCDQVRMIPPCSRESCKRVGRNERECRGCWYCVPRCMQCAVCLGPDTEVEETACGGDVLCLDCCQTLPKCRFCNKPYCTGHSSLRQDNTTTDAAMFACQSSDYRTGANASDPIVLD